One genomic segment of Leptospira kirschneri serovar Cynopteri str. 3522 CT includes these proteins:
- a CDS encoding FmdB family zinc ribbon protein — protein MPTYDYKCKACGQVFEQFHSMKDDPIKDCHLCGKKGEVERMISNGSGIIFKGTGFYVTDYKKSGSGESSSTTSSATSSSD, from the coding sequence ATGCCGACATACGACTATAAATGCAAAGCCTGCGGTCAAGTTTTCGAACAATTCCATTCCATGAAAGACGATCCAATCAAAGATTGTCATCTCTGTGGTAAAAAAGGGGAAGTGGAAAGGATGATTTCCAACGGTTCGGGAATCATCTTTAAAGGAACCGGTTTTTATGTGACCGATTATAAAAAGAGCGGCTCCGGAGAATCGTCTTCTACGACTTCTTCCGCTACCTCTTCCTCGGATTGA
- a CDS encoding SH3 domain-containing protein: MRKSFFVVLGLIFTSILFGFLVWKVLTRKTDSVYKNFSKSNWEDVVLEVLSKKDPDLEDYSYASMSLSEFNFYLLTVPSEKREKVASRFAEKSGLKFFKREVGGRTIFTFEDRFFSFLPEGSFLKTRALCKKLYLGAEYETVDVLSKYLVKLISSNPLPLYNEYNQALLKSLSAGSAKELNENGRSKLSKLLEYFSGKEDSPFNGSKAIIEGKNLNVRTGPGTENPISFQFKGGETVFILDRDSRTETIAGKRGSWNQIVDLRNGNVGWIFSGFLKNVSSDLSISQTMEEYFRALDRSPVWDFESWKESSPPNGFQGEYHPTEKIALDGDSGMVLHSSKSKYDLICRSVDEPFRDLEFYVSFLEGDETIPVFTLLAGPPGDLRKTFEIEMDKESISINRNRYITGDNFSKRRFRLNVQNGSSGFQAGLIVSEKMALSGIDSLNTIDPTSGIRWRFCLPMARENGDSNLSVFQLKFIP, from the coding sequence TTGAGAAAGAGTTTTTTTGTAGTCCTCGGTCTTATCTTCACTTCCATTTTATTCGGTTTTCTTGTTTGGAAAGTTCTTACTCGTAAAACCGATTCCGTTTATAAAAACTTTTCTAAATCGAATTGGGAAGACGTAGTTTTAGAAGTTCTAAGCAAAAAAGATCCGGACTTAGAAGACTATTCCTACGCTTCTATGTCACTCTCAGAATTTAACTTCTATCTTTTAACCGTTCCTTCTGAAAAAAGAGAAAAAGTAGCCTCCAGGTTTGCGGAAAAATCAGGACTTAAATTTTTTAAAAGAGAGGTAGGGGGAAGAACGATCTTTACATTCGAAGATAGATTTTTTTCCTTTTTACCGGAAGGTTCCTTTCTTAAAACGAGAGCACTTTGTAAAAAATTATATCTAGGCGCGGAATACGAAACCGTAGACGTTCTTTCCAAATATTTAGTGAAACTAATTTCATCCAATCCACTTCCACTCTACAACGAATACAATCAGGCCTTGCTCAAGTCTCTTTCCGCGGGTTCTGCAAAAGAATTGAATGAAAACGGCAGATCTAAACTTTCTAAATTGTTAGAATACTTTTCCGGAAAAGAAGATTCTCCGTTTAATGGTAGTAAGGCGATAATCGAAGGAAAAAATCTAAACGTTAGAACCGGTCCCGGAACCGAAAATCCGATTTCGTTTCAGTTCAAAGGTGGAGAAACCGTTTTTATACTCGATAGAGATTCACGAACCGAAACGATAGCCGGTAAAAGAGGAAGTTGGAACCAAATTGTAGATCTGAGAAACGGAAACGTAGGTTGGATCTTTTCCGGTTTTTTAAAAAACGTTTCTTCGGATCTTTCTATCTCTCAAACGATGGAAGAATATTTCCGCGCTTTAGACCGTTCTCCTGTCTGGGATTTTGAGTCCTGGAAAGAATCTTCTCCTCCAAATGGATTTCAGGGAGAATATCATCCCACCGAAAAAATCGCGTTAGACGGAGATTCAGGAATGGTTCTACATTCCTCCAAAAGTAAATACGATCTAATTTGCCGTTCCGTGGATGAACCTTTCCGAGATTTAGAATTTTACGTTTCTTTTTTAGAAGGAGACGAAACGATTCCCGTCTTTACATTGTTAGCCGGTCCTCCCGGAGATCTACGTAAAACTTTCGAAATAGAAATGGACAAAGAAAGCATTTCTATCAACCGAAACCGATATATTACCGGAGACAATTTTTCCAAAAGAAGATTTCGCCTAAATGTTCAAAACGGCTCTTCCGGTTTCCAAGCCGGTTTGATCGTTTCCGAAAAAATGGCCCTTTCCGGAATTGATTCTTTAAATACAATAGACCCTACTTCCGGAATACGATGGAGGTTTTGTCTTCCTATGGCTAGGGAAAACGGTGATTCCAATTTAAGCGTCTTTCAACTTAAATTTATTCCATGA
- the sucD gene encoding succinate--CoA ligase subunit alpha, with protein MAVLVDENTKVVVQGITGKEGSFHATQMLAYGTKVVAGVTPGKGGSKWEDKVPVFNTIQDSIKNEGVNAAVIFVPPAFAADAILEGILAELPLVICITEGIPTHDMLKVYSVLRNSKTKLVGPNCPGVITPRAKQKLGIMPGFIHSPGSVGIVSRSGTLTYESVAQITKQGLGQSTCIGIGGDPVPGMNHTEAIKLLNEDPETKGIVMIGEIGGTSEEEAAEYIKNHVKKPVVGFIAGQTAPPGKRMGHAGAIISGGLGTATSKMKAMQEAGIQVCQSIAEVGEKMKKALG; from the coding sequence ATGGCAGTATTAGTAGATGAAAATACAAAAGTTGTAGTTCAAGGAATCACCGGTAAAGAAGGCTCTTTCCACGCGACTCAAATGCTCGCTTACGGCACAAAGGTCGTAGCCGGAGTTACTCCCGGTAAAGGTGGAAGCAAATGGGAAGACAAGGTTCCGGTTTTCAACACGATCCAGGATTCCATTAAAAACGAAGGTGTAAACGCAGCGGTCATTTTTGTTCCTCCCGCATTTGCAGCGGACGCAATCTTAGAAGGAATTCTCGCTGAACTTCCTCTCGTAATCTGTATCACGGAAGGAATTCCGACCCACGATATGTTGAAGGTTTACAGTGTACTTCGAAATTCAAAAACAAAACTAGTAGGTCCTAATTGTCCCGGAGTGATCACTCCTCGTGCAAAACAAAAACTCGGGATCATGCCAGGTTTTATCCACAGTCCAGGTAGCGTGGGAATCGTTTCCCGTTCCGGAACCTTGACGTATGAATCGGTGGCTCAGATCACAAAACAAGGTCTGGGGCAATCCACTTGTATCGGAATCGGAGGAGACCCCGTTCCCGGTATGAACCACACAGAAGCGATTAAATTGTTAAACGAAGATCCTGAAACAAAAGGAATCGTGATGATCGGTGAAATCGGCGGAACTTCGGAAGAAGAAGCCGCAGAATACATCAAAAATCACGTCAAAAAACCCGTGGTAGGTTTTATCGCGGGCCAAACCGCACCTCCTGGCAAAAGAATGGGACACGCGGGAGCAATCATCAGTGGTGGTTTAGGAACTGCAACTTCTAAGATGAAAGCAATGCAGGAAGCAGGCATCCAAGTTTGCCAATCCATTGCAGAAGTTGGAGAAAAAATGAAGAAAGCTCTGGGTTAA
- a CDS encoding ArsR/SmtB family transcription factor — protein sequence MLKLDKQDSVFKALSDPKRREILDLLSTKPKTTGEICSHFKSLDRCTVMQHLKVLEHAELLIVKKVGRIRWNYLDHVPIQEIYDRWISKYAQPSLEKLTRWKNELESIID from the coding sequence ATGTTAAAACTAGACAAGCAAGATTCTGTTTTTAAGGCGCTTTCGGATCCTAAAAGAAGGGAAATTTTGGATCTTCTTAGTACAAAACCAAAAACGACTGGAGAAATCTGTTCCCATTTTAAATCCTTAGATCGATGCACTGTGATGCAACATTTGAAAGTTTTGGAACACGCTGAACTATTAATCGTAAAAAAAGTAGGACGGATTCGATGGAATTATTTAGACCATGTCCCCATTCAGGAAATTTATGATCGATGGATTAGTAAGTATGCCCAACCATCCTTGGAAAAACTAACTCGATGGAAAAATGAATTAGAATCCATAATAGACTGA
- the sucC gene encoding ADP-forming succinate--CoA ligase subunit beta yields the protein MKIHEYQAKEILRRHKANVPFGVVVDKKENASKAHDEVTSKTGGSVVVVKAQIHAGGRGKGGGVKVTKTKEDSIAAVDKILGMQLITPQTGPEGKKVLKVYLEQGIDIAKEYYLSILLDRSIRKTIIMASTEGGMEIEEVAETHPEKILKIAIDPGIGLQVNQARQLAFDLGLPTESHKSFQSLLAAIYEAYIKEDASLLEINPLILTKQNEIIAGDCKIDLDENALYRHTDNAAFRDITEEDPLEVQASEFNLNYVKLDGNIGCMVNGAGLAMATMDIVKLAGAEPANFLDVGGGANKTTVTNGFKIILGDPNVKGIFVNIFGGIVRCDMVAEGIIEAAKAVDLKVPLVVRLQGTNSELGREVLNKSGLKITGVDDLREAASTIAKLIG from the coding sequence CCATGACGAAGTTACCTCTAAAACGGGTGGTTCCGTCGTAGTCGTAAAAGCTCAAATTCACGCCGGAGGGCGGGGAAAAGGCGGCGGGGTCAAAGTAACTAAAACCAAAGAAGACTCTATCGCCGCCGTAGATAAAATTCTAGGCATGCAGCTCATCACTCCCCAAACCGGACCCGAAGGAAAAAAAGTCCTCAAAGTATATCTGGAACAAGGAATTGATATTGCTAAAGAATACTATCTGAGTATCCTACTCGATCGTTCCATCCGTAAAACCATCATCATGGCTTCTACAGAAGGTGGGATGGAAATCGAAGAAGTCGCGGAAACTCATCCAGAAAAGATTCTAAAAATTGCAATCGATCCCGGAATCGGACTGCAAGTAAACCAAGCCAGACAACTCGCTTTCGATCTCGGACTTCCGACTGAATCTCACAAATCTTTCCAAAGTCTTCTCGCAGCGATTTATGAAGCTTATATCAAAGAAGATGCTTCTCTGTTAGAAATCAATCCTCTCATTCTTACCAAGCAGAATGAAATCATCGCTGGAGATTGTAAAATCGACCTCGACGAAAACGCTCTCTACAGACACACGGACAACGCTGCATTCAGAGACATCACCGAAGAAGATCCACTCGAAGTTCAAGCTTCCGAATTTAATCTCAACTACGTCAAGTTAGACGGGAATATAGGTTGTATGGTCAACGGAGCGGGACTCGCGATGGCGACTATGGACATCGTAAAACTCGCAGGTGCAGAACCCGCGAACTTCTTGGACGTAGGCGGTGGAGCTAACAAAACCACAGTAACCAACGGATTCAAAATTATTTTAGGGGATCCAAACGTAAAAGGAATCTTCGTAAATATCTTTGGCGGGATCGTTCGTTGTGATATGGTCGCCGAAGGAATTATAGAAGCGGCTAAAGCAGTGGATCTCAAAGTTCCTCTTGTGGTTCGTCTTCAAGGTACCAACTCGGAACTGGGAAGAGAAGTGCTCAACAAAAGCGGACTGAAAATTACCGGAGTAGATGATCTCCGAGAAGCGGCAAGTACCATTGCCAAACTGATTGGGTAA
- a CDS encoding SRPBCC family protein: protein MNLKFTVQTKIQKSLEVVFQAVYDPKQLSGYFTTGGASGPLKPGTEVIWKFEDFPSEEGVRVFVKEVEMNSKIVLEWDAHEGGYESQNELLTTGGYKTRTEMIFESLDSNNTLVKITESGWRESQAALDGSYMNCQGWMNMSCCLKAYLEYGINLRKGFF, encoded by the coding sequence ATGAATTTGAAATTTACGGTACAAACTAAAATTCAAAAATCTTTGGAAGTTGTTTTTCAAGCTGTGTATGACCCAAAACAATTAAGCGGTTATTTTACTACCGGAGGTGCCAGCGGACCTTTAAAACCTGGAACCGAAGTGATTTGGAAATTTGAGGATTTTCCTTCGGAAGAAGGAGTTCGTGTATTTGTCAAGGAAGTGGAAATGAATTCTAAAATTGTATTAGAATGGGATGCTCACGAAGGGGGATATGAAAGTCAAAATGAATTATTAACTACCGGTGGATACAAGACTCGTACAGAAATGATCTTTGAATCCTTAGATTCAAACAATACACTTGTAAAAATTACGGAGTCAGGATGGAGAGAATCCCAGGCTGCATTAGACGGTTCTTATATGAATTGTCAAGGTTGGATGAATATGAGCTGTTGTTTGAAAGCCTATTTAGAATACGGGATTAATCTTAGGAAAGGATTTTTTTGA
- a CDS encoding TolC family protein: protein MENKFKNWKQRILKLSLFLLGNLIFLSSTLFAEGSTLKLTTEETVKRALESNYNLQNLRYELAKSDTNFLKNDSKYSWRLVADGRSSQSILPFNQANFSTGTKISDDTIKGGIEKILQTTGTYFKVEAGSRRFDSNAFENPSTTPAGFSSLGIPPLYTGFVRATISQDLLKNSFGYKGRNEVKILESQAEIVKNQVSQQISSVIVESLVDFWDYSIKTQAVKTYKQLVENTRNIRNLTARKQSLGLSESFEVNQWNALLAQAQNQLETAQVQKEESKRKLIRSLKIPDDTTLSEETNLLEELTEKPEYTKDLEYAYKHRADFLNALKQKEIAEAALKNANNDRLPTLTLSGTGASQAQNIISPQDNYNDTNQGITTAKYKEWTGQVNFVYPIADKGIYAGVRDANIGMRQATLKEDELKNEVRDDVKTRIEALEASHRIYKNNIITERETANYYNGVLRSFRQGRADAVAVKNALDTHVQDQLRLTQAKVNFNIDLLRYYLSKNALMERFQVDRDKLIPHLD from the coding sequence ATGGAAAACAAGTTTAAAAATTGGAAACAAAGAATTCTAAAATTGTCACTATTTCTTTTAGGCAATTTGATTTTTCTATCTTCTACACTTTTTGCAGAAGGTTCCACTCTCAAACTCACCACGGAAGAAACCGTCAAACGCGCGTTAGAAAGTAATTATAACCTTCAGAACCTTCGTTATGAACTTGCAAAATCGGATACGAACTTTCTAAAAAACGACTCTAAATATTCTTGGAGATTAGTAGCAGACGGAAGATCCAGTCAGTCCATCCTTCCTTTTAACCAAGCAAACTTTTCTACAGGAACAAAAATTTCGGATGATACTATCAAAGGTGGAATCGAAAAGATTCTTCAAACGACTGGAACTTATTTCAAGGTAGAAGCCGGAAGCAGAAGATTCGACTCGAACGCATTTGAAAATCCTTCTACCACACCAGCCGGATTTAGTTCTTTAGGAATTCCTCCACTTTATACAGGATTTGTAAGAGCTACCATCAGCCAAGACTTACTGAAAAACTCATTTGGATATAAAGGTAGAAACGAAGTTAAGATTTTAGAATCCCAAGCGGAAATCGTAAAAAACCAAGTATCACAACAGATTTCCTCAGTGATCGTAGAATCACTCGTAGACTTCTGGGACTATTCGATCAAAACACAAGCAGTTAAAACATACAAACAACTCGTTGAGAACACTAGAAACATTCGCAATCTTACCGCTCGTAAACAAAGCCTCGGACTTTCTGAAAGTTTTGAAGTCAATCAGTGGAACGCTCTCCTGGCTCAAGCACAAAACCAATTAGAAACCGCTCAGGTTCAAAAAGAAGAATCAAAACGCAAACTTATCCGTTCTCTTAAAATTCCGGACGATACTACACTTTCCGAAGAAACAAATCTTTTAGAAGAACTAACAGAAAAACCGGAATATACAAAAGATTTAGAATATGCTTATAAACACAGAGCAGACTTCTTAAACGCTCTCAAACAAAAAGAAATCGCAGAAGCGGCTTTAAAAAACGCGAATAACGATCGTCTTCCTACTCTGACTCTTTCCGGAACCGGTGCAAGTCAGGCTCAGAATATCATTTCTCCCCAAGACAATTATAACGACACCAACCAAGGAATCACAACCGCAAAGTATAAAGAATGGACCGGGCAAGTCAATTTTGTTTATCCGATCGCGGATAAAGGAATCTACGCGGGTGTTCGAGACGCAAATATAGGGATGCGTCAAGCGACTCTCAAAGAAGACGAGCTTAAAAACGAAGTAAGAGACGACGTAAAAACTAGAATTGAAGCTTTAGAAGCAAGTCACAGAATTTATAAAAACAATATCATCACTGAAAGAGAAACCGCAAACTACTACAACGGGGTTTTAAGAAGTTTTCGTCAAGGTAGAGCGGACGCGGTTGCCGTGAAAAACGCGTTAGACACACACGTTCAAGATCAACTCAGACTGACTCAGGCAAAAGTAAACTTTAACATCGATTTGTTGCGCTATTATCTCTCTAAAAACGCTTTGATGGAACGTTTTCAAGTGGATAGAGATAAACTAATTCCGCATTTAGATTGA
- a CDS encoding LpxI family protein yields the protein MGKLGILAGAGELPHIGMKEALAAGEDPIFFSIIESDFHVGIYEDRNIPIHIVKIGTLLKLCKRHNVDRLLLLGKVKKEIIFKNLKFDLKAIALLARMINRHDYSIFKTVADEFAKEKIAIISQKTFLQSLFLPEGRFTKKPLTQKELEDIAFGMDYAEKMAGLDIGQTVVVLDKSVLAVEAVEGTDLAICRGGSFAKKGKATVCKSSKPDQDHRFDLPTVGENTLKTMYENNCGTLALRTGETIIVHPKEFINLAEKFKINILSIGSGNLKKINSTIQKIR from the coding sequence TTGGGAAAACTAGGTATTCTTGCCGGTGCGGGAGAACTCCCTCATATCGGTATGAAAGAAGCTCTCGCGGCGGGTGAAGACCCTATTTTTTTTTCCATCATCGAATCCGATTTCCACGTTGGAATATACGAAGATCGAAACATTCCAATTCATATCGTAAAAATTGGAACTCTTCTGAAGTTATGCAAACGACACAACGTAGATCGATTACTTCTACTTGGCAAAGTTAAGAAAGAGATTATATTCAAAAATTTGAAATTTGATCTGAAGGCAATAGCACTTCTCGCCAGAATGATCAACAGACACGATTATTCCATTTTTAAAACCGTTGCCGACGAATTTGCTAAAGAAAAAATCGCGATCATTTCTCAAAAAACTTTTCTTCAATCCCTATTTCTTCCGGAAGGTAGGTTTACTAAAAAACCTTTGACTCAAAAAGAATTGGAAGACATCGCCTTTGGAATGGATTACGCCGAAAAGATGGCCGGTTTGGACATTGGTCAGACAGTAGTCGTTTTAGATAAATCGGTTCTTGCAGTCGAAGCGGTGGAAGGCACCGACCTTGCAATTTGTAGAGGTGGCTCTTTTGCCAAAAAAGGAAAGGCGACCGTTTGTAAAAGTTCAAAACCGGATCAAGATCATCGTTTCGATCTTCCCACAGTCGGCGAGAACACTTTAAAAACGATGTATGAAAACAACTGCGGAACCTTAGCGCTTAGAACAGGTGAAACGATCATCGTTCATCCAAAAGAATTTATTAACCTTGCAGAAAAATTTAAAATCAATATTTTGAGTATCGGAAGTGGCAACCTTAAAAAAATCAACTCTACAATCCAAAAAATCCGGTAG
- the lpxB gene encoding lipid-A-disaccharide synthase, with product MATLKKSTLQSKKSGSQPSRVGVVTTKKEDPKILMLAGEHSGDLLGGELIRELKKNFPDLETFGVGGERMIEEGFTSIESMEELSIIGFSAILFKYRFLKSLIGRLIHVAVEKNCSHAILIDYPGFNLRLAKELKKLGITVIFYVSPQLWAWKFDRIYTIRDNIDLMLVLFPFEKQIYDRYGVPCEFVGHPLAVRLREKIRKEAVIPEPENKTQFHFTITLMPGSRSGEIRRILNDLLQSAGQLSNHYENDNKKIRFLLPNINQKEEVFILEKIELAKSKFPNLTIEYLFDRSLRAIEASDLVLVASGTATLEVAYFEKPMVILYKVSMFTYIIGSLFIQTPHIGLVNILSGQEICRELVQAECSPNNIVEETLALLENKKYRNKTIEDVRKVKDALGSENSSRYASREITKLIKGITKKTTQESGNPEQQIET from the coding sequence GTGGCAACCTTAAAAAAATCAACTCTACAATCCAAAAAATCCGGTAGCCAACCGTCTCGGGTGGGCGTAGTTACGACCAAAAAAGAAGATCCAAAAATTCTAATGTTGGCCGGAGAACATTCGGGAGATCTTCTGGGTGGTGAACTCATTCGAGAACTCAAAAAAAACTTTCCCGATTTGGAAACCTTCGGAGTAGGTGGAGAGAGAATGATCGAAGAAGGTTTTACTTCGATCGAGTCCATGGAAGAACTTTCGATCATCGGTTTTTCCGCGATCCTTTTTAAATATAGATTTTTAAAATCCTTGATCGGAAGATTGATCCACGTCGCCGTCGAAAAAAATTGTTCCCACGCCATCTTAATCGACTACCCAGGTTTTAATCTTCGTCTTGCCAAAGAGTTGAAAAAACTAGGAATTACGGTTATCTTTTATGTGTCTCCCCAACTTTGGGCCTGGAAGTTCGATCGGATTTATACGATCCGAGATAACATCGATTTGATGTTAGTTTTATTTCCTTTTGAAAAACAAATCTACGATCGTTACGGCGTTCCCTGTGAATTTGTAGGTCATCCTCTTGCAGTTCGTTTAAGAGAAAAAATCCGTAAAGAAGCGGTCATTCCGGAACCGGAAAACAAAACTCAATTTCATTTTACAATCACTTTGATGCCTGGTTCCAGAAGTGGTGAAATTAGAAGAATCTTAAATGATCTTTTGCAATCCGCGGGCCAACTTTCGAATCATTATGAAAATGATAATAAGAAAATTCGTTTTCTTTTACCAAACATCAATCAAAAAGAAGAAGTTTTTATTTTAGAAAAAATAGAACTCGCCAAATCCAAATTTCCAAACTTAACAATTGAATATCTATTCGACCGTTCACTACGTGCAATCGAAGCCTCGGACCTGGTTTTAGTCGCTTCCGGAACCGCTACATTAGAAGTTGCTTATTTCGAAAAGCCGATGGTTATACTTTACAAAGTAAGCATGTTCACTTACATAATCGGCTCTCTTTTTATCCAAACTCCTCATATCGGTCTTGTAAATATTCTTTCCGGTCAAGAAATTTGCAGAGAACTGGTTCAAGCGGAATGTTCTCCGAACAATATCGTCGAGGAAACTCTGGCGCTTTTAGAAAACAAAAAGTATAGAAATAAAACAATCGAAGACGTTCGCAAAGTGAAAGATGCCTTGGGCAGTGAAAATTCATCCAGATACGCTTCCAGAGAAATTACAAAATTGATCAAAGGAATTACAAAAAAGACCACCCAGGAATCCGGAAACCCAGAACAGCAAATAGAAACTTAG